AAAGTCAGTCATACAGGCATGAACCCGTCCCATCTCACTCTTGCTCGTGAAGAAGTCACCTTCCTGCAAGCTCAAAGCCGCATTGAACCAACATCCTCTCTGTGGGCATGTAAGCATTTTATGCCAATAAGAGAGCGGAACAATCCAGAGGCAAACTCAAGCTAGTCATCAATTATCAACCACTCAATGCTTTCCTAGCAGATGACAATTTCCTTTGCCAACCAGAGcgacccttatgctacaacttTCAGAAGCAACAATCTTCAGTAAGTTTGATTTAAAAGCAGGATTTTGGCAACTTGGGATTCACTCAGATGACAGACCCAAGACAGGTTTTTGCATTCCTAGCTACCATTTCCATTGGAATGTCATGCCATTTGGTCTCAAGATCGCCCCATCTCTCTTCCAGAAGGCAATGATGAAAATTTATGCACCCATCCAGTCCCAAACACTTATCTACATTGATgatatccttcttttctccaaGACAAAAGAAGAGCATCAACAGTTACTTGCTCAATTCCATGCCATCATTGTATAATATGGTATCATGCTCTCACAAAAAAGATGGAAATCGGAGTTCCCAAAATAGATTTCCTTGGTGTCACAATTAACAAAGGAAAATATGAACTTCAACCTCATATTGGGAAATCTCTCCTTCAGTTCCCTGATGGTCCCCTCACAGTGCAACAGCTTAGCAATTCCTTGGTATTATCAACTATATGACTGAGTTCATTCCAAATCAGACTCAGCATACAAGACCGGCCCTAAACAACCTTCTTAAGAAGAAGCCCCCACCATGGTCAGCATTACATACCAATGCAGTCAAGACTCTCAGAGATATTGCCCAGTATCTCCCCCCTCTACAAATTCCTTCTACAGGTCTCAGAATTTTGCAGACAGATGCAAGTGATGAACAATGGGTGGCAGTTCTCTTAGAAGCAAAGGATGGTACCAGACAAGTCTATGGTTATAGAAGTGCACAATTCAAACCATGAGAACAACATTATCATTCCACCTTCAAAGAAATATTGTCAGTCATGCGAGGGATTGAAAAATTCCAATTCTACCTCATTGGTCATACATTCGAGGTCGAGATGGACATGTCTTCCTTCTCCAAGATGCTTTAGTTTAAGCAAAAGGTTCTCCCTGAACCACAGCTTTTCTGTTGGGCAAACTGGTTTTTACAATGGTCTTTTAAGGTCAAGCAtatcaaaggcaaagataatATTCTTGCAGATTTTCTCTCCAGAACAAAAAGACCAATCCACTCGTCTATCCCTGTTTTTATGTATGCCACTCTGGCATTCCTCTCGTTCTTGTGCTTCATCTTCCCAACCCACTACGGATGAACCAGGACCATCTGAGCCACCACCACCAGATCCCCCCTTACTTGATGTTGTGCACCTTCTACCCGTTCTTCCCCCAGAAGTTTATTTCGATATTTCTGAAAGGACCATGATGGTTACAGTACCCAAACATACCAATCCCTACTTGCAGTTCTTGTCCACAAATATGGTCTCCAATATAATTGGATGGTTTGTCATCCAGATTATCCATacctcactcttttcaccatttCACAGTTCTATATGTTTGAAAAAGAGTTCGTGGTATTCTTTTGGCATCTGTTAGTTTTTCACAAAATTTTCATGTGTTTTTCCATCCTTGGTCTCATCCATTATTTACGATGGTCCTCCTCCCGATACAGGTTACCGTCCAGGAACAACACTTTTCTCCGTCTTGAAGTTTCTTTTCACTTTACAAGATTTCTCTAAGTCTTTGCTCCTATAACTCATTGGATAAATGTTCTGTCCAGCCTTCCGCATGACAACCTCTTTGTCACTATTGAGCATTGAGCATCTTCATCCTGATCTTGTTGAGCCCCCAATCCTTGACCAGCATCTCATAACCTACAGCccttctttctccatccttggAACCAGTGATGATGATCTCTTTGCCCAACGTGATGAAAATGATTCCACACGAGACAAATGGAAGCAATTCATGCGCAACATGTGCATAGAAAATCAGGTGGAACCTGCTACTTCACCTCCCTCACTTATTGATTCTACTCGCACTGCATGGGATGCCAATAATGAATTACAACACCTAATGATCCGTCACATCATGAGGCACCATGTAGAATATGAGATTCACCAATACTTCCACTATGGCACAGGTCTCGATTCCTCCAACAGCCCCGAAACAGATTAAAGTAGTTTAATTTGTCGTGTCATGTATGCTTTAATAATATGTTTTGTATTCGTCCGTGTGTTGTAATACATCCGGATTCCAGTTGTTGTTAAGTCCATCCTTGTGTCTTTGTAATGGCTATATATAGCCTATTTCCTTGATGTATTGGATAATCTGAAGTCTATCAATATATTATTGGTATTGAGTACACCACTTTAGACGGTTAACATCACTGCCTTGGTCATCCTCATGAGCATGCTCTTCATCAGACCTTGAGTCAAAAATAAATTGCCTTAATCGTCTACAAGGCTTAGTCGTGTTTGTTTTGCCAACCAATTTGGCAAGGCTAGTAGGCTTTATTAAAAGTTTCTGAATCATGTAGTTTGTCCCTTTAGAGTTTATTTTTAACAAGGCCTAGGGGCCTGCCCCAATTCCCCCTATTAATAGACATCGATATTTTCTCTTGTTCACAAATCTAAagtattttctgtttttaccAGATTTCAATCCCTTGTCGAGTGCTAATTCTCTTGCAAATAAAACCAGTTTCAAATTGAGTAGGGCGGTGAGTTTCGCATACTCAATCCATTATTTGCTAAAATTGGCATATCTCAGTCTATCATGCCCACACACTCATGATCAATAAGGTTCTATTGAGCGACAAAATTGTCATATTAATGTTGAAATTGGTCTCTCTTCCGACACATAGTTTTGTCCCTTAACAATACTGGCACTTTGCTCTTAAGACCATGATCTATTTCATCAATAGAATGCCCTCTAGAGTCCCCATGGTCTCTCTCCCTATTAACTTGCTTATAATTGCTTCCCTAATTACAAGTTTCTCAAGATCTCTTTGGTTGTCTTTGCTTTCCATTTCTCCGACCCTATCACTCTCACaaaatggatttttgtttttcaccATGCATTTTCTTAGGGTATAGTCCTTCCTATGTCGGATTCCAATGCATGATATTACCTCCAAATGCATTTACATTGTTCGTCATGTTCAGTTTGATGAGAGTTCATACCCCTTATCTAGTCCTTCCATTCTTTGTCGGCCTCTTATCCAATTAGTCTCATCTCTCGACCCCTGGGCTACAGTTCCTTCCTTGATACCCGCCCCCAACAACCTACACTCTTTCCACTTCCAAGCCCCTTACCTCTCCTACTCGGCTCCATCTAACCTCAACCCACAACCTTCCCCGCGTAGGACCTCACTGATCCCCACCGTGGCCGCTAGCACACCAGTGTCATTCCTTCTTCTACCACTTCTGCATCGTCGTCCTCCCCATCCTCTCTTCATCAACCTCTTGCCCACCTCATTGGAAAGAATTCCAAACTCCCACCAAAGACATGACCCTCTCACAAATCTCTACACTATACCATTCATCCACCTAGATGACCTTCAACTTGATGGGGGTGTATTAATGAATCATATCGCATGCAATCTCTTCAAGAGAGATTGAGTTGTGTTTTGAACATGACACTTGTATATGTTTCTTATTAGCTACATCTCTTGTATAAGTTTCCTATTTCAATTGTATTATTTTCCTTACTTTACAATTCTTAGCCATCAAGGCAAAGACACTGAAAGCTATTTATTCATTCATTAGCTCCTCCATGGTTTGAAGAGTGAGCAAATAATACATATTGAGTTATCAAATTTGTTCATTATTAGCTCCTCCGATCCAGTGGGAGTATATATATTTGGTGTTCTTCAAGTTGTTAGATCATCAATGACAGTCTACCTAATTTGCAACCTTTCCCCCATGAATACTAAACTGAACCACAAATTGATCCGAAGATGATGATGTAGATCAACAAACAGGACAATACTAACCATATATGCACATATATATTATGTAAGATAAagttaaaatttcatttcatcCATCGAGCCATTGTTTATGTTACAGACTaaagagtttaaaaaaaaaagaaacaaaaattttctCCTGAGTGATTCATCTTTCTCTCTTGTAAAAGTAGTATATAATTATATAGTATGTATTTGATAAAGAGTACTAAACTATACTCCTGGATCATCGTTGCTGTCGCCGTTGGAATGGATACTAAGCTAGCTAACATGTCGACTCGTAGCAgggagtagtagtagtagtagtagtagtagtagtagtagtagtagtggggctagctagctagctagctaggcGGCGATGATACCAGGAGAGAAGAGTTGGTCCCGAATGGGATTGTTAGTATAGGGAGAAGCAGAGAGATCTGCAGGTCGTGAAGCTTCAGCTCTgcatttctctttcctctcaTCAGTTACTATCTGTTGGTATCGGCACTCTGGGCTACAGAACGCCTTCTCTCCCCTGCAAattcatatatttatatattaatttataTGTTTTCATTACTTTACAAATTAATTCCTTTGCTAATcaattgaaagagagagagagagagagagaggagtgaaGGGTTACCTGTACATATAGATATCTTTGCCATGGAGCTTTTTCCGGCACAGATGGCATGAACTAAGGAAGTCTGGTGTCAGAAACGCCGGAATCTCTAGGTTGGCAGAGACTACACCACCACATTCAGGCGGTGACAAGCAAAAGACACTACTTTTACGTCGTCTTTCATAGTCATCAACATCAGCATCTGCTCCTACTCGTGGTCGAGGTCTGGACGTAGCAGTGGGTTTTGTACAATTTAGACCACCACCACGGACGACGATGGGAATAGGGTCAGAGCGGTTGCGgttgagattgagattgaggcTGCCCACGAAGAATTTGGCCAGGATTTCACCTTGTCCGACTCCGGCCCCGGATTTCTCCATGGCGGCAACGATACCCAAACCCACAGCACCTGCTACTTGTtcacaattcttcttcttcatgccgCCGTAGCTACCTCTCGGTGACGGTGACCGGAGGATGCTCTTCGGGCTTGTCATCTCCTCCTCCGGAacacccttttctctctctctctctctctctctctctctctctcgtaccCTAGAGAGCAATCTTGAAAATTAATTAAACAGTACTGATTCTCTTGCAGGATCTCCTCGATCTTCTTCTGATTCCTCTCCTTAATTAGATTAATCTGCTctctttctccaccactcaccAGGGGATCGGAGAGGCTGTGTAGTAGTAGTGGTCTACCAgctggatctctctctctccctctatgtATTGGATCGGAtgctctctcctcttctccaatatatgaaagggaaaaagatggaAAGAGGAATTGAATATACgaaggagagaaatagaaatagaGCGCTACAGCCCATGGTTTTCTTGGTTTTGTCTGCAATTATAAGGTAATCGATTGATTGTGACGATGCCTTGTCCTTGCCTGCCCTTCCCTCTTCCCTACGTATGACGTCATTTCCCaataattctttctttttcgtCCATGTCCCATGGCCCCCACACTCCACTCTTGACTCTTCTCCAGCCCACTCTCCAATAGAGACGAGacaagagtgagagagagagactgataGGGAAAAGCGTGAAAGAGATTGATTTGATTAATTAATAGTAtacaattaattaaataaatgggGTTACATCCAATAATATAATGGAGTAAATTAAGGTCCATACATTTGGATTCTACATGAAACCATACACCTCCAGAATGTATTTGTCGATACCACAAATTGGTATAAGTATTGTATAGGTATCGTCTATACATAATGCACtactaatacaaaaaaaaaaaagaggcaaggATGAGGGTGGATGATGTGGTATCAAGCTCTCGTATGAGAATTATTCTTGTACGTTGTTAGGCATACAAATAGAATCTAAGAGAGTGTGGATTCCATCTATGCACATACGAGAATGATTCTCATGCGAGAACCTCAACCATTTTTTTTGAAGGGAGAGGGGAGAGATTggtaaaaaagtacaaaatagAATGTGAGTGTCCAAGTGGTTGAACCCAATTCCATTCTCAATTCAAATTAATTTTCCGACATTGAGtatctgattctgatttttgacCCAAAATTCACAAAGAAAAACGCACACAACCATTGATATAACTAATAGACGATATTATATCGGTCACTGCCAATATTGATACTGATATCGATCCTGATTTTAAAATAGATTAGTAATATGAGAACAATTGGAgatcaaaaaataattttttaaatgtatTGGCTCTGTTGTAGTATTGACGATATTGACTGAGACGCCCACAGGATGAATACCAAAATTTAAAACCGTGGGAACTAATAAGGAACAACCGCACAAACCACAACCAAACACAAACCCACCAGGGCTGACCCAGCCCTGTTTCCATTTCCAATGTTGGATGATCGGTGGCGTTAGCCCCTCCCTACCCATGCTGAGCCTGAGCCTGAGGACACAGCCCACTCTAGTCTCTACTCATGCCGGCAGCCGGCCGAGGACACACTGATTggattctttcttataatttgttTGGTAAAAGGAAAGAATTGAGGGACAAAATTAAAGGGAACCATTTTTTAGTTTTGatactctttttattttgtctcAACTCCTAAAAGCTGACAGCTGGGTTgggtcactttttttttttgataaaaggaTTGGGTCACTGACTCACTTGGGTGGCATTTTGCTTCGACTTAATTCTCATTTAAATCCTCAATCATTGCTATACAAAAATCCACACTCCTTTCTGACTCCTTTCTCTATAGCACTGGACCTATTGGTTACTATACAAAAATCCACACTCCTTCGAGGAGAGGGATTCTTACGAGGGCGTGTAAGAAAGAATCCTCACattacaatcaatgaaagattgGTAGATGGTTGCTATtcatttttcattcaaaattcgaatttggaatttattttttttttttttttttttttttttttttttctctctctctctataggtTGTACTGAATTTGGTCTTCATCATTGATCTGAATTGTTGAGCATAGCACTTCCCATTTTCTGAGTAATCTAAAGAGTCAATGCAACACTTCTTTGATCATACTTAAGGTTATTTCATCTTGGAGATTGAAACACAAAGCACCTAGAGTGCACTAACAAGGGACATTTACTACCTTTAGGAGAGTGCTATTTGTTGCACGATTCAACCTTACATTATTCATTCGGAATTCATTTGAAGATTGATCACTTGAACATTGGTTCATTGAAGATTAGTTCATCTAAAGATTGGTCATTTGTCCCTtagggccacccgcctgagaggaaactttctggtgaacatgggggccTCAATATCTCCCGATTCGTTTGTGTTGTGAGGTCTTACACGAATCCTGGGAGATTTAGTCGACCAAAGGCCTAATACCTcctattccaaaaaaaatatatagattgACCATTTAAAGTTTGGTTCACTCACCTTCATTAGTTACAAGTCATCCGTTCCACCTCATGCAAGAACAAACCCATAGATGCACACAACATtactcttctttgttttttctcaCTGGAGCTGTCCATTGACTGGAGAGGGATCCTCAACCACTCCATCGACACACCCGATTGTTGTAATGTTTGAGCAAACGCTAACACTCAGAAGACTCCAAACTCAATTACAAATATACAGTGATGTGGTGGCCACTGGGTACCTCAGCTTAAAATTCCTCTACTACTACAACTACTGTGTTTACTTAGATCGCCTGAGCTTGTGGGGCTTGAGGGTTTGGAGATTTTCCTATTCAAAGAATGTTGACAAAAATACAACACCGGTAAATGATGACAAAACAACACACAAACACCCACACACGTAAGGCCAAGACTTGATAGCTGCCTCTCCAGTCATGAtcgaaagaaataaataaagaagagaaagagacaatGAGAGACGTGAACGGTGAGAACCAACACATGGGCCCATTCACGTGGACGGATACAGGTGTTAGGGTGTCATTGGGGAAATGGAAGCAGGCCACGTGAGATTAAGACAGGTAGGCGTAGGACTTCGAGTATGGTGGGGatgggatctctctctctctctctcaattgttTTGTTTGGTTAAATCCaaaaatttctctctttaaCAAAGCTACATCATCCTTCTGTATCAAATCTCAATCTGCCCACTCTCGTTATCCCCTACAATTCGTTGCTCGTTCCAATTCTTCACAtagagcagaaatgaccactctaccctcTGTCCGAACATACtgtccaaggtggggtaggaTGATGATTTCCGCTcatatgtgaggaattggagggaattgaaacGGGTAGCCAATTAGATATGATAATTATTGCACTCTTATCTAGTCTGTGTTAGCTTTCTTCCCCTTAGCTCTCTGCCTCTCTTCAGTCcttccccatctcttctctgTGAAAGGAAAACTCAATATATGGAGTAGAAGTATCGTATCAATTATTGATATCAATATGGATCGGTTCGCATCGGATCTATTTGATGTCAAAAAATCACTttcaattaaaaagaaaattttttttattgtagcATCGTATCGACTCaatatcggtattgggtatcaatacatattgtttaaaaCCCTGTTTGTGAGCGTTCTAAGTGTTAATAAGTTTATCATCACAAAATAAAAGGTCCACATATTACTTAGTGATATACCAAGAATAATTCAATCTATGAATGACCGACATATGGTGAAGATAAAGCAAGTCGTGATATTTACGGtcggtcattttttttttatcatcacaTGACTATTTATCCTAAATGGCACAGTCTACGCTTATAAAATAACTTACCGACTCTAAGGACCCTAACGAAGGGATAACGCCTCTTTTTTTCTCCGTCTCTTCTTTTACAAGTGTCGCACAACTACTGTGTTAGGACAATAACTATGGTCCATGAACTGATCCGGACTCCTAATTTAAAAGCCCCATGCAACCACCAGAGATTCTTTTTTCACCTTGGGTGAAAGGAAAATTCAGATTCCTACTTAAATATGGATGTCCCATTACCCCACCTTATATAATTTTCTCACTTATCTTAGGAGTAAGTTTCTCTAGTTTCAGCCACGGTGAAGAGAATCCAAAGAAGTCTTTTTCTCCTCTATTGTACAAAATCCTCCTCAGCCCTTAGAGTCACATCCGAAGATTATAAACACAAGAAATCTCAATCAGTTTCATGGTACATTACCATTTTGGTCACCAGCACTATGGTTGTGTTGTGTGTGGTTTGGGGTTTGATGGATATTGTGCTCTGCAACTCCCTTTCAAGCTCCTGATGTCTCTCATTTCTTATGTGGTGTGACAGATTGTAAGAGTCCACACTACACACGCAAGACTATGGTGTACATCAAAATACTATATTGAGAGGAAAATAGACCATTAAAATTGTATGGGTGAATTTATTTTGTCATAAAATATCTTCATTTATGGTGATTTGATCTTATGATTGGACTTCTAAAAGTGTGAATTTCATCAGTAGCTTCTACCTCCTCTACCGATGATGGTCCAAAATATTCTTCCTCAAATATATAAGAAGATCAAATCATGTGGTTGAAGAGATTATCTTTTTCCCCAAGGgtaaaggaaaacttgatccGACTATTTATGACATTTAATAGATTGAATAGACAAGATGTAAATTGAAGACtttgaaaatggagaaaattttcctccaccataggagaagaaaaagtaCATCCATCTACGGTCATAAATACTCTGACCTCTACTACATGAAGTCGAAACTATCCTTCCAGTTGTAATGATGGTTATCCTACTACCGTAATAAATCACGGTAAAGGAATGTGTGAAATAAACTGAGTCCTTACAAAATTAAGCTGTATGAAAATATAATAGGACCAGAAGGTTAGATCCCATGGCGGAAGGGGGTGTTTGGGAGAAGGCAACTTAAGCCGAAGCAAAATCCTTTTCAATTGCCTCATCCATCTTGTGTGGGGTCGATCAATTGATTATTGGATATATTGGAATGCCTTAGATTGGCCACAGGTGAACCACAAGACTAGAATATATGGAGTTTCCCTTGAAAACAATCCTCCTAGGCTTTACCATATGGATATTGAAGCATACTATCTATCACGTGGCCCCACTCATGTAATATCATGTGACGAATATAAAGCCTAATACTTTAGTAGGCTTAGAACAACCCCCCATGTACTGCCATGAGGAAGTGAAGCATAAcatttcactaggcatagtaaAGTGTAGTTCTTCtgtaaaaaatataattttctttaattttaggGCATTAGAGTACACAAACATCAAATCGAATTAGATTAAAATTGGAGAAAGCATTAGCTTAAGGACTGAGTTTCCCCTCACCATGGCCATCAAAACCATAAGATTGGGATGGGTAAGGATAGTTTTGATTTCGTCAACAGGGGTGAGTGTAATGAATCTAAAAATCCAATCACAAGATCACATCACTAGTGGAGAAGGTACCAATGAAGGTAAACTTCATTCCTAATACTAAAGGATGCAATCAACAATATTTTCACAAAATCTAAGGACCTTCATTCCTATGAAGCTTTGGGAGAAATTATTGTAGcttgtttgagaagagagactcatatatCAAAGAACCAATTTAGCtttatgctaggaagatccgtgacagaagctatctacttattgaggaggcttatggaaagatatagagataacaagaaggatcttcatatgatctttattgacctgaaaaaaatatatgaccgaatccctagagatttaatctgcgatgttctagtgaagagagggtGTCGAGTAAACATGTAGATGCAATGTAGATGTAATTAAGGATATGTATGGGAGTGTGGTGACTACTGTGATATCTGTGGGAGATATCAAGGTcaaccttaagcccttatctatttgcccttatcatggacgacctaacaaataaaatttaagacgaagtcccatggtgtatgctcttcaccgatgatatcgttttagTGGATGAGAAAAAAAGGATTAACAtcaagttagagctttggagatcaaccttagaaATAAGAAgccttaagattagtagaacgaagacggaggttatgatgtgtaattttagttagACAATGTTGAAAactgacatggtgcgaattgaagaaagagagattcCGCAatgtgactattttagatatttggggtcaatcataaataaggaaggTAACATAGagaatgatgtttcacagagaattaaagtgggatggctGATGTGGAGAAGTGCATTCGGAGTGCTATGTTACCGTTGCATCCctttaaagtttaaagaaaagttctataggactattGTACGACCGGCGATGCATGGAggtagaatgttgggcaattaagcaatgtcatattgagaagctatgtgtaacagagatgagaatgttaagatggatgtgtggtaaaactaggaaagataaaataagaaatgagcAGATTAAAGCTAACTTAAGAATTGGCCCGATAAATGACAAATATGATCCCAATTGAAGGGattaaaagagctagggacagacctaaaataaaagagttaggggcaagcctaaaatgaccataggagaaatTGTGAGGAAGGAGTGAAGGACTTGTATAGCCTttgtcttgtaccaagtatgacctctaCAGCAAATCCGATTTAACTAAGATTCtcctaacttactgggttgtGATTTGTTCCTCCTTCATCTTCCATCCTTTcattgtcattttccatttttttcatttcccatcTCATCTCAATTTCTCCTTTGTtcttgtttggatccatgtagccgacctccATTgacttgggataaggctgtgtttgtttgtttgtctGTTTGTCTAAGGACCATCATGATGAAATAATCAAAGGTGTAGAGATACTCATTGGACGTTTTAAGATTGTCAAATTTGTTAAAATAGATTCGTAGTCGTTCTAGCAATCGGCCGGTGGCTGCCATCCACTGATTTCATGCCATAAACACTTTAGATTTTAAACTCGGAATCGGGGATTGAATTAGAATGGGCCGGCATCCATCACTCCAGATTGACCAGAATCAGGATCAACcgatttgattcaattttgaaaccatgatATGCACCAATATGACTGTACCTTCTTACAGGATGTGCACGTACTCGGG
The sequence above is a segment of the Telopea speciosissima isolate NSW1024214 ecotype Mountain lineage chromosome 7, Tspe_v1, whole genome shotgun sequence genome. Coding sequences within it:
- the LOC122668883 gene encoding FCS-Like Zinc finger 14-like encodes the protein MTSPKSILRSPSPRGSYGGMKKKNCEQVAGAVGLGIVAAMEKSGAGVGQGEILAKFFVGSLNLNLNRNRSDPIPIVVRGGGLNCTKPTATSRPRPRVGADADVDDYERRRKSSVFCLSPPECGGVVSANLEIPAFLTPDFLSSCHLCRKKLHGKDIYMYRGEKAFCSPECRYQQIVTDERKEKCRAEASRPADLSASPYTNNPIRDQLFSPGIIAA